A single genomic interval of Spirosoma taeanense harbors:
- a CDS encoding (2Fe-2S)-binding protein — MALFKLQVNGKSYQADVDPDTPLLWVLRDNLGLVGTKYGCGIAQCGACTVHLNGEAVRSCVLPVSAVGKGKVTTIEGLSADGTHPVQKAWNEIDVPQCGYCQAGQIMTAAALLKRNPKPSQSEIDATMTGNICRCGTYHRIREAVKVAAASSSAPKTTK, encoded by the coding sequence ATGGCTCTTTTTAAACTACAGGTCAACGGTAAAAGCTATCAGGCTGATGTTGATCCAGATACTCCGCTCTTGTGGGTACTGCGTGATAATCTTGGATTAGTTGGTACAAAATACGGCTGTGGTATCGCTCAGTGTGGTGCCTGTACGGTACACCTTAACGGTGAAGCTGTTCGCTCCTGTGTGCTGCCCGTATCGGCTGTAGGCAAAGGAAAAGTGACCACAATTGAAGGGCTATCTGCAGATGGTACGCATCCGGTTCAAAAAGCGTGGAATGAAATTGACGTGCCCCAGTGCGGGTATTGTCAGGCGGGGCAGATAATGACCGCTGCGGCTTTGCTGAAACGTAATCCTAAGCCCTCCCAGAGTGAAATTGATGCTACAATGACTGGTAATATCTGCCGGTGTGGTACGTATCACCGTATTCGTGAAGCAGTCAAAGTAGCGGCTGCGTCTTCTTCGGCTCCTAAAACCACGAAATAG